In the Arachis hypogaea cultivar Tifrunner chromosome 20, arahy.Tifrunner.gnm2.J5K5, whole genome shotgun sequence genome, attatatatatatatatatatatacccgaATCACTAATGTCCCAATTTTAGTGATTCTACGATtaaaaacaatttaaattaaaagtactaaaaaaatgTATATCTCATTATTATGATCTCTATCGTAATTAttcgtttctaattttaattaaggacactatcataaattacaaaagttattcttataaaaagaaataataataataataataataataattcatgatAGTATTTTGTTGGACATACACACTTATCTCCAACAACTTCTTCTTCACACGGAGCTCCATTTTTTGCCAGGAAATTTGCAGCCCGATTAACTTCTCTAGAGACCAACACAAAGCACACATTCCAGATCCTACCTTGCTTAAGCTTGTTGCAACACCATCATTTCAGCATGAACCTCTGATTGAGCTTCCATTTGCCGAGTTCAACTTTCAACTTTGAATCAGCACAAGGACCTTTGCCGAGTCCACCTTGCAAACCACTATTGGGCTCCCCATTTGCCAGGTCATTGGAAGCCCCTTCATTGTAGCATCAACGGCAACTAGGTCACAGACTTTGTTTCAAGGAGGAGTAAGGGGGTTGTTTGCGGCGTTGAAGGTGTGCGCTCATGGAAGCAAAAACGAAATTGATCTTTACTAGTGGCATCTTGCGAGATCCAATTGGAGGTCCacaaccgaaaaaaaaaattattttttaggtgCAAAATTACGAAAACGTCTTCGTGCAGTAAACTTACGAAAATTACCGCGATTACCTCTAATTATCTTTTTCTCAGTGAGACAACGATGTTATTACGCTCAACCCACCTATACCATGTGTTAAGATACCATTTACGAATCAAAATACAGCCATCATTAGCCACCATTATCTTAGCTATCAAAGAGCCCACCTATTATAGATCGATATTGTGTTAGAATTTTAAAGGTATCACCTCTATGAGCTAAGAGTTTAATAGTAATAATTGTTAGATGTATAGGTGCACACATACACTAGCAACTTATAGAAGAGTCTAGAATAGAGTTAGTCTTTCTGTTATGCTAGTAACAAGCAGCCAAGTCAGTTAATTAGTTAGATGGTTAGCTACACTCTCTAACACCTATATAAGAAAGGTCTCTAACCACTATTGTAACTGATTTTCAATTTTAtagaatacacacacacacactctctctctctccctccagaATTCGAaaactctcttcttcttctcacccAGTTCTAATTGCTTTCATGGTGTCAGAGCTCTGAAAATCCATGGATCTACCTTTCGCCTTTTCAACAACTTAGAACTCCCTTGCAAATTTTCTAGCAAACATAAAATTAGATGAAGACAATTTCAAGGTTTGGAAACGTCAATCCCttgcatgcataaaatcaaatCGGCTTCAAAGTCACCTCGACAAAAAATCCATGCTAGCAAGATTCAGCTCAAAAGAAGATCAAGAAAATGGAGTTCAATCGAAGGCATTTGAAGATTGGGAACAGCAAGATGAAAGTCTAATTGCTTGGCTCTTAGCATCGATGGAAAGCAATTTTGTAAACAGAGTAGTTGAATTCAGCTATGCATATGAAATTTGGGAGATGCTTGAAGAATACTTTGCTACCAAGCTCaaattgaagatcaaaattttgaaaactcaGCTCAAATCTATCAAAAAGCATGGTTCCTCAGCAACAGAATACCTAGCCAAAATAAACAAGGTAACCAACTCACTCGCTGCCTTAGGAGCTCCACTGTCAAAAGATGAGTACTTTGAAACTGCACTGGGAGGCTTATATGAAGAATATAGTGTTTTCATCACTGTTATCAATCCAAGATCAGAACATATAACTATAAGCAAATTTGAGTCACAATTGCTAACTCAAGAAGAAGTTCATGAAAGATTCAAGAAGCTAGAATTTCCTATCATACAAGCAAATGTAGCACAAAAGAACAACGAATCAGGGAGTGAACCCTCAAATTACATGTCTGGATATGAAAACCATTCAAGAAACTTTGATAGAGGGAAGAGGAAGAGACTATGGAAGAAGAGATAGAGGAGGAAGACACTTTCGAGGAGGCAGATCAGCTTTCTGGTGGCAAAGTGGCAAACCTCAATGCCAACTCTGTGAAAAGGTTGGCCATACCGTTTGGCAATGTTACCATCAGTTCAATCAGAATTTTTAGAACCCTCAATATCAAGCCTCCAGCATGCCACCACCACCTAGCTCAGCATTCCATAATTCTTCAAATGTGCAGCACACTTCTTCAAATGTGCAACACCAACAGAAGCCAGATGCTCCTCATGCCTTCCTCACACTCCCTTCTACCTCACCTGACAGTGGATGGTACCCAGATTCAGGAGCTTTCCATCACATCACTTTTGATTAGATGAATCTCATTGATGGTGGCCAATATGAGGGTTCAGAACAGGTCTCTGGAGGTAATGGAAAAGGTATGCCTATTGCTAATATTGGTAGTTCCATGATATATTCACCAACCTCAAACCATTCTTTCAAGCTCCAGAACCTATTACATGTCCCAACGATTTTTAAAAACCTAGTTAGTGTGTCAAAGTTTGCTTTGGACAATAATATTTTCTTTGAATTCTGGCCTTATGTGTGTGATGTCAAATGCTAGGTGTCCAGGAAAATTCTCTTTTGGGGCACACTTAAAGTGGGTTATACAAATTTGATAATATCCAAATTCCAAGACAAATTTCAAAACTCAATAATGAGCAGCAGCTAGGTTCTGCAGCCACAGCCACAACACCTACTACTACATGCAATTTAGTCAGTTCAAGTGTACAGTGTCAAAAGAACCAAGATTGTGTAGCACTAGTCGCTTGTAAAAGTGTCGGTCCTACTTTTCAATTGTGGCATAATAAACTAGGTCACCCTTCCAATAAAGTTTTGCTTCATGTACTAAAACAATGTAATATGTCTGATTtgtgcaataaaaaaaattttgttcctTCTATGTGTGATGCTTGTTGCAGAAGCAAGATACATCAATTACCATTCCCTAACTCTCAAACAATATACACTACACCCTTATCTTTAGTTTACTCAGATCTTTGGGGTCCAGCACCAGTTTATGCCAGTACTGGTGGCTACAGGTACTAAATCAACTTCATAGATGCATTCAGTAAATATACCCATGTCTATCTCTTAGAGACTAAATCCCAAGCTTTCTCAGCCTTCCTACAATACAAAGCCCTCatagaaaaccaaaccaaccaTAAAATCAAAGCACTGCAGTCAGACAATGGTGGTGAACTCTTAGCCAAATACTTCACTTAATAcctcaaaatcaataaaatttaacatCGATTTACCTGCCCCCATACCCACCAACAAAACGGCTCTGCAGAAAGAAAACACAGGCATCTTGTTGAAACATGTCTTACCCTTTTGGCCCAAGCTTCTCTACCCTTAAAATTTTGGGATCAAGCCATTCAAACTTCCACCTATCTCACCAATAGACTTTCCACACCCAACCTGAACCTCAAGTCACTAATAGAGGTTCTTTTCCAAATCACACCAGACTTTAGTGCACCTGTTACCCCCTCCTAACACCTTACAACACTCACAAATTTAACCACAAATCTCAAAAGTGTGTATTCCTTGGGTATGGTATTGATAAAAAAGGCTATAAATGCTTAGCTCCCAGTGGCAAGATTTACATGGCAAGAGCTTTTTAATGAACATAAATTCCCTTATCCACAACTTTTCAACAAGTCACAGAACACGAATCAACACCTAACACCAGATCCTTTCTCTCCCTTTAACACCAACTCACCTCTAAAGCTTGACACCGCCACCCAACCTCATACACACCTCTCCCTTCCACTAATACCAATAGCATTTCCAATTCATTATCTGCTTTGCCTGTTTCTGCTAATTCCTCTAATGTAAATACTGCTGATTCCACTAATTCTTTTGCAACTAGTGAAATTGAAATTATAGGTTTTGCATCTGCTTAAGCTCAAACTGGGTCACTGCTCAATTAAAAATCTGCAGTGCCACCTATAGCAAGCCACCCTATGCAAACAAGAAGTAAGAGTGGAATCTTCAAACCAAAGACTTATGCAACTGTTCTGACCAATGCTCCAAACTTAAACTTAACCCAAACTCTCCCAAGATCAGTGGCTAAAGCAATGTCCTCTCCTCACTGGAAATTAGCAATGGATGAGAATACTCTACACTAATACGAAATCAAACCTGGAAGCTAGTTGATGCAACATCAAACATAGCACCGATTGGGTGTAAATGGGTTTTCAGAATCAAAAGGCATCTAGATGGCATCATGCAAAAAtataaagcaaggttagtagcaAAGGGGTTCCATCAAAAGCAAGGGATTGACTACAACTAAATCTTCAGCTCTGTCCTTAAGCCCTCCACAGTCAGAACCATTCTTAGTGTGGCACTCTCAAAGGGATGAAAAGTGAGACAGTTTGACTTCAACAATGCATTTCTCAATGGAGATCTCCATGAGAATGTCTACTTGCAACAGCCCAAAGGTTTTATTGCCAACAACCCACTTCAAATATGCAAGTTACAAAGAGCTTTGTATGGCCTAAAACAGGCCCCAAGAGCTTGGTTTACAAAGCTCAGCTCCACACTCAATCAATTTGGCTTCAAGAACACAAGATTCAACGTTTCTCTCTTCACAAAATTCACTGATCAATCATCAATCTTCATTCTAGTCTATGTAGATGATATCCTCATAACAGGAAGCTCTCAGTTAGAAATTCAGCAATTGGCCTCTCAGTTACATAGTGTCTTCTCACTCAAGGATTCAGGTGAAATGAGCTATTTCCTTGGAATTGAGGTCAGAAATCAATCAGACAATTCGGTTGTACTCAGCTAAACAAAGTACATAAAGGATTTGCTGAAGAAGGCTGCCATGAATGATGCAAAAGGCATGCCAACCCCTATGACTTCAGCACTAAAACGTTTTGCATCAGGTGGTGCCAAAGTTCAGAATCCACAACTATACAGGTCAATCGTTGGTGGGCTGCAATATGCAACCATTTCTAGGCCTGACATCACCTTTGTAGTAAACAAGGCTGCCCAATTCATGCATGAACCACTTGAAAGTCACTGGAAGGCAGTCAAAAGGATATTGAGGTACCTATCTGGCTCCATAGACCATGGGTTAATATTTAGAAAATCTGAGGATTTTAGAATTTATGGGTTTTGTGACTCTAACTAGGGCAGTGACATTGATGATAGAAAGTCCACCAATGGTTTCTGCATCTACCTGGATCCGAACCTGGTATCTTGGGCAAGTAGAAAACAAGCTTCTGTCTCAAGAAGTAGCACCGAAGCAAAATTTAGAGGAATAGCTGATGTTCTAACCGAAATACTCTGGCTCAAAAATTTACTAAATGAGATAAGGGTGCAAGCACAGTGAAGCCAATGATACACTGTGACAATCAAAGTGCAGTGTTACTAACAGCAAATCCTATACTTCACAATAAATCCAAACACTTTGCCTTGGATAAATCCTTTTGTGAGAGACTACATTGAAAAACAAGAAGCATACGTTGTGCACATTCCAGCCACTGATCAAGTTGCAGACACACTAACCAAGCCACTGTCAGCACCAACTTTTCTAAATTTCAGAGAAAAACTAAGAGTAGAGCAGGCAGTGCCCATTGGTTTGAGGGAGGATGTTAGATGTATAGCTGCACACACACACTAGCAACTTATAGAAGAGTCTAAAAATAGAGTTAGTCTTTCTGTTATGCTAGTAACAAGCAGCCAAGTCAGCTAATTAGTTAGATGGTTAGCTACACTCTCTAACACCTATATAAGAAAGGTCGCTAACCACTATTTTAACTGATTttcaattttacaaaatacacacacactctctctccctCCAGAATTctagaactcttttcttcttctcattcgattctaattcctttcaataatcaTAGAAGTAAGCATAAAATATGATTTAAACATGCGTGATTTAAACGTGTCACCATAAAATGAGTATGAttaacaatacatatattaatatgACGTCATTATTATCTTACACTAATGAGTTATTTTAAGTttgagaaaatattaaaaataattattttcaactaataatcaactaatatttttttgttaatcattACTCAtccattattttatttaataattgattctTTTGAAACATTAATTTTCgacaaatttttttctaatttatagtATATATTGTTAGAGAGTTATCGGACatcattttttcttaaaaaatactatttatatattaaaattaactattaaaattgatcattatgtatttatatataaatatatatgtgttatttaataatttatttttaatatatattttattttttaacatatattttatattaataattaattttagtgtagacatacataataatttttttcctcATATCTATATCTtggattttgtaaaattttcaaatcttatatTAATAAATGATTATCTTTATTCATAAGAATAAAACATTTATTCTCTCTGTTCTAAAATAAGACCagcaatttgattttttaatacaTTAAACAGCTAAAGCCATAGTTATTTTAAAATGGAGAATGTATAAAGTAGAAAGTTAAGAGAAGACACTAATTATCTTTTATTCCAGTTTTAATAgactttataaataaaaaatataaattccaTAATAAATAATAACGTCTATAGTTTAGGGTTATAGTGCAAAcatggtgaaaaaaaaaaaggtagtgGACAACAGAACAGTAAGGCTTTCCCAAATTCAACTTGCTATGTATTCCAAATTTCCAATTCTGCCGGTTTATTTCCATTACCAAACTTCTGCACCAGCTGATTTCATTTCAGAAGACGAGATTTATAGACTCAGTCAACACAGCTAATCAATGGTAGTGAGCTTAATTCGTGACATcatcaataaaattttatgaattcAAACAGATCTCTATTCTGAAACAAGATTTATAACAGCCTTTTTATTTaagatttataaataattttcgtTTTTGCGAGTTGATGATCAGTACTAACTTAACTAAAATTTCCATGTAAGAAAAAGCTAAGTAACCTAGAATACTAGTATAGTTTCTTTTTAAACGTGGACTATGATGAGTaagctaataataattaatgtgtTATATTTACCACAATTAAGTTTAGGGAGGTGCTAGTGTGCTGAAAGAAAGATTCTTCAGCAGGTGTGGGTGTTGCTTGTCTTAAGGTGGTGGAAACACATATCCCGCTAACACAATTACTGGTTTTGCATGTGTTGCAGTGGAAGGCATCTGGTACAGTAGAAGGTCCCACAATCAGTGATAGTGCGGGAATCGAGGTTGATAATGAGATTGATTAGAAGTAACAGTATGGTAGTTAATTGGAGATTAAATTTAATGTAGTGtaattgggtttttttttttgttaagtctCAGGCCTCAGTTAGATGAAAAAATTGATGGGCCTGGGAAAAATATAATACCCAaaggaacaaaaaagaaaatggcCCAACCCATGGGCTTTACCCCACTTCTCCATCACCTGTGAAGTGTCCCCGACCGTTCTGTCTGAAGTTAATGAAAGTTCTAACAAAATTAAAACCCTAGCCGTAGCTCTCGTCGAGGTTATAGTGCGCCGGCGCTCTGCATATGTAGCTTCGGTGGTGATCGAAGTCTCTTGAACGTCACCGATCGCAACTCCGAGTTGTGGCTCGGGCTCCAGTGTCCTTGTCTCGTCAGACGCGTTGTAGCCGTGGTGTGTTTGCCCTTCTTCGTCGCGTCTTCAGTCAGAGTTCCGCGTCGTGCCCGTCTCGTCCGGTGACGTTCGGTCCCCGTTTCTTCTTCGAGTTCGCATTCCCAGTCGTTCTGTAGCCACCCCTGTCTGTCGCCTGCCAAGGCCGGGGCCAAAGCAAGAGCCACACCCGGCCGAGAAATTACAGTAATGTGTCGGCTGGGTGAGTTTCCCACAGCCCGCCAGAAGACAATACACCCATACCAGAAGAGTAGTCTGCTTCAAAGTCTGCCACTTCTTGCCTTCTGTTAAAATAAGTAAGTTTTTGAATCAGTAGTAGGTTGGATATTTTGAATAGACTGAATTAAAGTATACCGCAGATATGTTCTCTTATGTATGATGTCGTTTGTTTAGCTGTGAAGTATCTTATTATAGTTATAATTTTACTGCACTAGACATGCATGATGAAGTGGTTTTACCATGTGACTGGATGGCTTTATAATTGCTAGCATTTGGAAAGTTAGTATGTTAATTGCgtgagaaattaaaataattggatGTTAGTAGTTAGGAACGTTTACCTGCACAAATAGCATGCTTGCAGAGAATTTAATACGTTAGTTGTTATTTTGTTATTCTTAGTTGGTTAATTtcgatttttttatcttttgttttgattttctgtCCGTGAAGTTCTTAAGTTGAAACTTTGCTAAATTGttgggatgatgatgatgtaagTTGACAAGTTGTTCGGGCGGTGCGAACTTATTTCATGGACCATGCATTTAGGTCCGGTACTTGATTACCTGGTACATTGTGTTATTGTATTTACTAGTGTATGGGATATTATTGCTGGAAATTGGTGATGATTTGTTTCTTGTAACCCGAATGGTTTCTACCTCTAAATGGGACAACAAAATCTGCAGAACAGTATTTTGTCTAGGGTTTGTTTTCTTTTGGAAGTCAATGTTTTTGTGTTGGCATATTGAAAATGTGAATGCTGTTCTGTTGTGGTTGTTGGGGTTATTTTCTTCCGGAATTCAGGTTTGTTTGTGCTCAGTGCTGAAACTCTGGATGTGGGTATGCTTATTTTTGTTTTGCTCCGGGTCTCGCAGTTGTTCTAACGAAAGCTCCAATATCAAACATTGTGAAAACTATTTTTGATTTCCTGGATGTAAATTCTGTCATCAATGCTAGTTGGTGAAACATAGGTTGTTTTGTTGTAAGACTGTGCTTGGAATAGGTGATTCAATGCATAGTGAAATATTGTTTTTGTTGTAAGGCTGTTTGTTGGTTTAAATTTTCACCGTGTGGGAATTTCCTTGCGGTATGTAATAATGAATTAGGTAAACTATTTCAATGGAGGTGTCTTTGAGCCAGGAGGATGCTGATCGTGGAGGGAGTGATGGTGATGCTTACGATGTAGAAAATTTTGAGTTGGAAGACCTTGCCGGACTAAGTGTGAATGACATCCTTAAGAAGGTATGGGATAGCGTTGATAATGCATATGAGTTCTATCGGGGTTTCGGAAAATTGGATGGATTCGGTGTGCGAAAGGGTGACTCCGGAAAAGACTGTGAGGGGAATCTTGTAAGGTACAGGTTTTTTTGCAACAAGGAAGGCTTCAGGGAGCGTAAACACTACGACAGGGTTGACAGAATGAGGGTACACAAACCAGAAACAAGAACTAACTGCAAAGCAATGTTATCGGTTTATTTAGACAAAAATGATCAGTATTGGAAGGTTAGGAAGTTAGTAACCAAACACAATCACGACCTGACACCGGCAGGAATGGTGCACTTGATTGCCAACCATCGTCGGTTAACGGAAGTTGCAAAGAGTCAGATAGTTGGGATGGAAGCACATGGTATTGTGACCTCTAAGATTGTAGGGTACATGGCTGGTATGGCCGGGGGATATTCGTTGTTGGGGTTCCTGAAGAAGGATGTCTATAATTATGCTGACAAAATGCGGCGCATTAAAATAGTTGATGGCGATGCGAATTCTGCATTAGTATATCTAGAGGGAAAAGCCGAATCAGACCCCATGGCAATCGCAAAATATAATGTGACCACTGACAACAGGCTGGCGAATCTGATTTGGGCCGACGGATGTAGCAGAGTCGATTACCAATACTTTGGCGATGTGTTGGCGTTCGATTCAACCTACAGGAAAAATAAATACAAGAGACCTGTTGTGATTTTCTCTGGATCAAACAATCATAAGCAGACCACCATATTCAGGTTTGGGATGTTGCATGACGAAAGTCTAGCATCCTATCGGTGGATGCTGGAGAATTTGATGGAGATTATGT is a window encoding:
- the LOC112785369 gene encoding uncharacterized mitochondrial protein AtMg00810-like, yielding MNLIDGGQYEGSEQVSGGNGKGSSQLEIQQLASQLHSVFSLKDSGEMSYFLGIEDLLKKAAMNDAKGMPTPMTSALKRFASGGAKVQNPQLYRSIVGGLQYATISRPDITFVVNKAAQFMHEPLESHWKAVKRILSDIDDRKSTNGFCIYLDPNLWKASGTVEGPTISDSAGIEVDNEID
- the LOC112785370 gene encoding protein FAR1-RELATED SEQUENCE 5-like → MEVSLSQEDADRGGSDGDAYDVENFELEDLAGLSVNDILKKVWDSVDNAYEFYRGFGKLDGFGVRKGDSGKDCEGNLVRYRFFCNKEGFRERKHYDRVDRMRVHKPETRTNCKAMLSVYLDKNDQYWKVRKLVTKHNHDLTPAGMVHLIANHRRLTEVAKSQIVGMEAHGIVTSKIVGYMAGMAGGYSLLGFLKKDVYNYADKMRRIKIVDGDANSALVYLEGKAESDPMAIAKYNVTTDNRLANLIWADGCSRVDYQYFGDVLAFDSTYRKNKYKRPVVIFSGSNNHKQTTIFRFGMLHDESLASYRWMLENLMEIMCRKKPSVVVTVGDKAMIKAVSEVLPESTHRLCAWHVEKNVTSNVKDDDLRGLFRRWLYADMTTDVFESEWEQAAEDYGLCQKQWWCQMYEKKEMWASAYLRDKFCTGYRTTSRCEEINAYVNKFSKSTHTILELVQCLDMVAREYRNKEMLLQFKSINSVPVMTTCLRSLERHAASVYTR